One Succinispira mobilis DSM 6222 genomic window carries:
- a CDS encoding Hsp20 family protein, protein MRGLIPFNRRKNELFANRSPLNNMLEDFFSDEGLFSRNFLRDSFKVDVCDAEKEYVVQAEIPGVNKEDVEVEMEKGRLTIAVKKEENKEEEGKNYIHKERRTSAMSRSIYLADAQDSEITAKLENGILEVKVPKVEKVTTTKKITVE, encoded by the coding sequence ATGAGAGGTTTAATTCCTTTTAACAGGAGAAAGAATGAACTTTTTGCTAATCGGTCGCCACTAAATAATATGTTGGAGGATTTTTTTAGTGATGAAGGTTTGTTCTCAAGAAATTTTTTGCGGGATTCTTTTAAAGTAGATGTATGTGACGCTGAAAAAGAATATGTAGTGCAGGCAGAAATTCCTGGAGTAAATAAAGAAGATGTTGAAGTTGAAATGGAAAAAGGTCGTTTAACAATAGCTGTGAAAAAAGAAGAAAATAAAGAAGAAGAAGGGAAAAATTATATCCATAAGGAACGACGGACATCAGCTATGAGTCGGAGTATTTATTTGGCAGACGCTCAAGATAGTGAAATTACAGCGAAGTTAGAAAACGGGATTTTAGAGGTGAAAGTGCCTAAAGT
- the alaS gene encoding alanine--tRNA ligase: protein MTGNEIREKYLKFFESKQHLILQSAPLIPENDPTLLLIGAGMAPFKPFFTGKMKPPSTRITTCQKCVRTGDIENVGRTARHHTFFEMLGNFSFGDYFKKEAIAWGWEFVVDVLKIPAEKLWVTIHTEDDEAFKIWHEEIGLAPERIVRLEENFWEIGTGPCGPCSEIHVDLGAERGCSADCKVGCDCDRYLEIWNLVFTQFNKEEDGSYTPLAKKNIDTGAGLERLASVIQNKPSNFETDLIFPIIDYAQALATVKYGQATKSDISLKVIADHARSMTIMIGDGVLPSNEGRGYVLRRILRRAVRHGKLIGIKEMFLAGAVDKVIEIFATVYPELKEKRDYIQKVIQLEEERFNTTLEQGTELLNEEIKNLTAQQQVVLAGQTAFKLYDTFGFPWELTSEILEEHNLSMDKQGFDAAMQEQRERARAARADKNGNAALVDLNGIDTASLKQDEQAKVAKIVAIFDEQGKQVAKAYDGQDVRLILDTTPFYAEGGGQVGDIGELKCPSGNIVISNTIKLADGSVVHVGSLTDGLAQVGEAVEIKLNEVRKLSIARNHTATHLLHKALKTVLGEHVNQAGSYVGEDRLRFDFSHFSQVTKQELQQVENIVNEQILKGLVVTKVLTDKEQAKAMGATALFGEKYGEVVRVVTVAGYSIELCGGTHVDNTAQIGLFKILTESSTGAGIRRIEAVTGAGVLAYLYEQEQLVQQVAQIAKCRAQDVVARVEALQAEAKELHAEINKLNSALAENQTADIEQQVQTIKGVAALIAQIPAMDVENLRALGDKLRDKIAGVIVLASVQEEGKISLLAMATKDVVAKGIHAGNIIKEIAKVTGGGGGGRPDMAQAGGKDVSKLPEALQLAATVIEQQIK from the coding sequence ATGACAGGCAATGAGATAAGAGAGAAGTATTTAAAGTTTTTCGAAAGCAAACAACATTTGATTTTGCAAAGTGCCCCTTTAATTCCCGAAAATGATCCCACGCTATTGTTAATTGGTGCAGGCATGGCACCGTTTAAACCTTTTTTTACTGGGAAAATGAAACCACCTAGCACTAGAATAACTACTTGTCAAAAATGTGTGCGCACAGGTGATATTGAAAATGTTGGACGGACAGCGCGTCATCACACTTTTTTTGAAATGTTAGGTAATTTTTCTTTTGGGGATTACTTTAAAAAAGAAGCTATTGCCTGGGGCTGGGAATTTGTCGTCGACGTATTGAAAATTCCTGCGGAAAAATTGTGGGTGACAATTCATACAGAAGATGATGAGGCTTTTAAAATTTGGCACGAAGAAATTGGGTTGGCGCCAGAGCGTATTGTGCGTTTAGAAGAGAATTTTTGGGAAATAGGCACGGGCCCTTGTGGACCTTGCTCAGAAATACATGTAGATTTAGGTGCAGAACGCGGTTGTTCTGCTGACTGTAAAGTTGGTTGTGACTGTGATCGCTATTTAGAAATTTGGAACTTAGTATTTACGCAATTTAACAAAGAAGAAGATGGTAGTTACACACCACTAGCTAAAAAGAATATTGATACAGGGGCAGGCTTAGAGCGTTTAGCCTCAGTAATTCAAAACAAACCTTCTAACTTTGAAACGGACTTAATTTTTCCGATTATTGACTACGCCCAAGCTTTAGCTACAGTAAAATATGGACAAGCGACAAAATCTGATATTTCCCTAAAAGTTATTGCTGACCATGCGCGCAGTATGACAATTATGATTGGGGATGGTGTATTACCATCTAATGAAGGGCGCGGCTATGTTTTAAGACGAATTTTACGGCGCGCGGTACGTCATGGAAAATTAATTGGGATAAAAGAAATGTTTTTAGCGGGAGCAGTAGATAAAGTAATTGAAATATTTGCTACTGTTTATCCAGAGTTAAAAGAAAAACGCGATTACATCCAAAAAGTAATTCAATTAGAAGAAGAACGTTTTAATACGACTTTAGAGCAAGGTACAGAGTTACTAAACGAGGAAATTAAAAATTTAACAGCACAACAACAAGTAGTTCTAGCCGGACAAACGGCATTTAAGCTATATGATACGTTTGGTTTCCCTTGGGAACTGACCAGTGAAATATTAGAAGAACATAACCTAAGTATGGATAAACAAGGGTTTGATGCGGCAATGCAAGAGCAACGCGAAAGAGCAAGAGCGGCTCGTGCTGATAAAAATGGGAATGCTGCACTAGTAGATTTAAATGGAATTGACACTGCTAGTCTAAAACAAGATGAGCAAGCTAAAGTAGCAAAAATTGTGGCAATCTTTGATGAACAAGGCAAGCAAGTTGCTAAAGCCTATGATGGTCAAGATGTGCGCTTGATTTTAGATACTACACCATTTTATGCTGAAGGGGGCGGACAAGTCGGTGATATTGGCGAATTGAAATGCCCATCCGGTAATATCGTGATCAGCAATACGATAAAACTTGCCGATGGCAGTGTAGTACATGTAGGTAGCTTGACAGATGGCTTAGCTCAAGTTGGTGAGGCAGTAGAAATTAAGTTAAATGAAGTACGTAAACTAAGTATTGCTCGAAATCATACAGCGACACATTTGTTACATAAAGCGTTAAAAACTGTATTAGGTGAACACGTAAACCAAGCTGGTAGCTATGTGGGCGAAGATCGTTTGCGTTTTGATTTCTCCCATTTTTCACAAGTTACTAAACAAGAATTGCAACAAGTAGAAAATATTGTTAATGAGCAAATTCTCAAAGGTTTAGTGGTAACTAAAGTTTTAACAGATAAAGAGCAAGCGAAAGCCATGGGCGCTACCGCGTTGTTTGGTGAAAAATATGGCGAAGTAGTGCGGGTAGTTACTGTAGCTGGTTATAGTATTGAACTTTGTGGTGGTACACATGTAGATAATACCGCCCAAATTGGTCTATTTAAAATTTTAACTGAAAGCAGTACTGGGGCAGGTATTAGAAGAATTGAGGCAGTAACTGGAGCTGGAGTTTTAGCTTATTTATATGAACAAGAGCAACTAGTACAACAGGTAGCCCAGATAGCTAAATGTCGTGCTCAAGATGTGGTAGCTAGAGTAGAAGCCTTGCAAGCGGAAGCTAAAGAATTGCATGCGGAGATTAACAAGTTAAATAGTGCTTTAGCTGAAAATCAAACGGCTGATATCGAACAACAAGTTCAAACAATTAAAGGAGTGGCAGCTTTAATTGCACAAATACCAGCTATGGATGTAGAAAATTTACGCGCTTTAGGTGATAAATTGCGAGATAAAATCGCGGGCGTAATAGTTTTAGCTAGTGTACAAGAAGAAGGCAAAATCAGCTTATTGGCTATGGCTACGAAAGATGTGGTAGCTAAAGGGATTCATGCTGGAAATATTATTAAAGAAATTGCCAAAGTAACGGGTGGCGGTGGCGGTGGTCGCCCAGATATGGCCCAAGCTGGCGGTAAGGATGTTAGTAAATTGCCAGAAGCCTTACAATTAGCAGCTACTGTAATTGAGCAACAAATTAAGTAA
- a CDS encoding metalloregulator ArsR/SmtB family transcription factor, producing MSELATVFKALGDKTRLDILGLLKTKELCVCDILDAFSHSQPAISHHLKILRQAGLVNDKREGKWIYYSLNPETFAKVQAFAAENAQLRENEHVYPQSNNALK from the coding sequence ATGAGTGAACTAGCAACAGTTTTTAAAGCTTTAGGGGATAAAACACGTTTAGATATTTTAGGCTTGCTAAAAACTAAAGAATTGTGTGTATGTGATATTTTAGATGCTTTTTCTCATTCGCAACCAGCGATATCACATCATCTGAAAATTTTGCGGCAAGCAGGTTTGGTAAATGACAAACGGGAAGGTAAATGGATATATTATTCTTTAAATCCCGAAACTTTTGCAAAAGTGCAAGCCTTTGCGGCCGAAAATGCACAATTACGAGAAAATGAGCATGTTTATCCTCAATCCAATAATGCATTAAAATAA
- the folK gene encoding 2-amino-4-hydroxy-6-hydroxymethyldihydropteridine diphosphokinase, whose product MYKQVYIALGGNIGDTEQYFALAKEQLQKYGLKILASSTTIKTKAYGYEQQADFLNAVLLVETQLEPLQLLTLLKGIEKQLGRVSTIRWGERCIDLDIIFYDDIVCNLPQLTIPHADLQNREFVLGPLLELAPEKVHPVLQKTIKELYQQLKGVKDDE is encoded by the coding sequence ATGTATAAACAGGTATATATAGCTTTAGGTGGAAATATAGGAGATACAGAACAGTATTTTGCTTTAGCTAAAGAGCAATTACAGAAGTATGGACTAAAAATTTTAGCAAGTTCTACTACCATAAAAACCAAAGCTTACGGATATGAGCAGCAGGCTGATTTTTTAAATGCAGTATTATTGGTGGAAACCCAGTTAGAGCCGTTACAATTATTGACACTACTAAAAGGCATTGAAAAGCAATTAGGTAGAGTGTCTACAATACGCTGGGGCGAGCGGTGTATTGATTTAGATATTATTTTTTATGACGATATCGTCTGCAATTTACCTCAATTAACAATTCCTCACGCTGACTTACAAAATCGTGAATTTGTCTTGGGGCCACTGTTAGAGTTAGCCCCAGAGAAAGTTCATCCAGTTTTACAAAAAACAATTAAAGAATTATATCAACAATTAAAAGGTGTGAAAGATGATGAGTGA